One Pararhizobium capsulatum DSM 1112 DNA segment encodes these proteins:
- a CDS encoding ABC transporter, whose protein sequence is MSRILFVIVAMVAVANLSACGTIGKGKGKAPPPAEAVYK, encoded by the coding sequence ATAAGCAGAATTCTATTCGTGATCGTTGCGATGGTTGCCGTGGCCAATCTGAGCGCTTGTGGGACGATTGGCAAAGGCAAGGGGAAGGCCCCACCGCCGGCGGAAGCAGTCTACAAGTAG